In the genome of Hymenobacter taeanensis, one region contains:
- a CDS encoding M1 family metallopeptidase, which yields MRKFLSGAWLALFPLCALGQSRPVPATWQQETNYSIDVALDDKQHVLTGQEELTYVNHSPGSLSYIWFHLWPNAYRDNTSAFAKQQLRNGSRKFQFAKAEQRGFIDGLDFKVDGAAAKLEYDPNNPDIAKLVLPRPLAPGASATITTPFRVKIPDSFSRFGHVDQSYQITQWYPKPAVFDRKGWHQMPYLDQGEFYSEFGTFDVRITLPANYIVGATGVLQNPEEQARLDQLAAATALKKTQKDFGDDASFPASAPETKTLRYVQDRVHDFAWFADKRFNVLKSGVTLPSGRSVTSWVMFTNKDAEKWIKGLQDVNDALTYYSKWVGEYPYASATAVDGALNAGSGMEYPMVTVTMPSAIVHEVGHNWFYGILASNERDFPWMDEGVNSYVENRVAERDNPTAGQFDFLVKSPGLAKTLDVDGLEAAALNQIPYQAVASRGLDQPVSGPTSAAYGKLNYGLIVYGKTASLLKYLAGYLSQEKFDAAMQAYYQRWQFRHPYPEDMEVVFEEVSGQKLDWFFKSMLTNQVHYDATLSDILVQDQQVKVLVRNDGGAPFAVPVATLDAQGKVLETHWTPVFGSVKDDENDEVQLNFRREGVAAVVVDPGYLTPELNRRDDHINLTGSFRTWEPLHIRPLASVERWDRNTINWLPVFGANTSDKFMLGAAFYNNLIAPKKLNFLAMPMYSFNRNELNGIGNISLNVLPQKNVRQLVTGVLVQRFERYRKLEPSITFILPHSAFNQPQHSLKGTLSYIKDEDLHRTSSIQSLDYRVHQENALQGWSAHVELNHFIPSQAEDIPSSEATLLRATATYQRYYSAKKQVRARLFGGRFLQSSNFTDYYMGLSGSPDYRRQTAFLDRQQISDAFTAQVHQTDDRDGAFKSFVPTTSGLQANSQRWLSTLNLEADLPVTRLAVFADFGATKEFQTLYESRGAQRLYYDAGLVLPLFKNVFRLYLPVAGSQYQDELPSSRKDFTDRIRFVLHLEQLNPFRLLDEQLAQ from the coding sequence ATGAGAAAATTTTTATCCGGTGCTTGGCTGGCGCTATTTCCGCTATGTGCTCTGGGGCAATCTAGGCCAGTTCCTGCCACCTGGCAGCAGGAAACCAACTATTCCATAGACGTTGCTCTCGACGACAAGCAGCACGTGTTAACGGGCCAGGAAGAGTTAACCTATGTCAACCACTCACCGGGTTCCCTCTCCTATATCTGGTTTCACTTGTGGCCGAATGCCTACCGCGACAATACTTCTGCCTTTGCTAAGCAGCAGTTGCGCAATGGCAGCCGCAAATTTCAGTTTGCCAAAGCTGAGCAGCGGGGCTTCATTGATGGCCTTGACTTCAAAGTAGACGGCGCAGCTGCCAAGCTGGAGTATGACCCCAACAACCCCGATATAGCGAAGCTTGTGTTGCCTAGGCCACTTGCGCCGGGGGCTAGTGCTACTATTACCACCCCCTTTCGGGTAAAAATTCCGGATTCTTTCTCCCGGTTCGGGCACGTTGATCAGAGCTATCAGATTACCCAGTGGTACCCGAAGCCAGCGGTATTCGACCGGAAAGGCTGGCATCAGATGCCTTACCTTGATCAAGGGGAGTTCTATTCTGAATTTGGCACTTTTGATGTGCGCATTACGCTGCCGGCCAATTATATAGTGGGTGCCACCGGCGTACTGCAAAACCCCGAGGAGCAGGCTCGCCTGGATCAACTGGCAGCGGCTACAGCCTTAAAAAAGACTCAGAAGGACTTTGGCGATGATGCCAGTTTCCCGGCTTCAGCTCCAGAAACCAAAACCCTGCGCTACGTGCAGGACCGCGTACACGATTTTGCCTGGTTTGCCGATAAGCGCTTCAATGTGCTAAAGAGCGGCGTCACGCTACCGTCGGGTCGCTCGGTGACCTCTTGGGTCATGTTCACTAATAAAGACGCTGAGAAGTGGATAAAAGGCCTGCAGGACGTTAACGATGCCCTCACCTACTACTCGAAATGGGTGGGTGAGTACCCCTATGCTTCCGCTACGGCCGTTGACGGGGCCCTTAACGCAGGCTCGGGTATGGAATACCCGATGGTAACGGTTACCATGCCCTCTGCAATTGTACACGAAGTAGGCCACAACTGGTTTTATGGCATTCTGGCTTCTAATGAGCGTGACTTCCCCTGGATGGATGAAGGCGTGAACTCCTACGTGGAGAACCGGGTGGCCGAGCGCGACAACCCCACAGCCGGGCAGTTCGATTTTCTGGTAAAGTCGCCGGGGCTGGCTAAAACTCTAGACGTAGATGGCCTAGAGGCTGCCGCACTTAACCAGATACCTTATCAAGCCGTGGCCAGCCGCGGCCTCGACCAGCCTGTGAGTGGCCCTACATCGGCAGCGTATGGCAAACTGAACTATGGGCTTATTGTGTATGGTAAAACGGCCTCGCTGCTCAAGTACCTGGCAGGCTACCTGAGTCAGGAGAAGTTTGATGCCGCTATGCAGGCCTACTATCAGCGCTGGCAGTTCCGTCATCCCTATCCTGAGGATATGGAGGTCGTATTTGAGGAAGTGAGCGGCCAGAAACTGGATTGGTTTTTCAAGAGCATGCTCACCAACCAGGTACACTACGATGCTACGCTCTCTGATATTCTGGTGCAGGACCAGCAGGTGAAAGTGCTGGTGCGCAATGATGGAGGCGCACCCTTCGCAGTGCCCGTAGCAACGCTCGATGCTCAAGGCAAAGTACTGGAAACCCACTGGACGCCCGTATTTGGTAGCGTTAAGGATGACGAGAACGATGAGGTGCAGCTCAACTTCCGCCGTGAGGGAGTAGCCGCCGTGGTAGTTGACCCCGGCTACCTCACCCCTGAGCTAAACCGCCGCGACGACCACATCAACCTGACTGGCTCATTCCGCACCTGGGAGCCACTGCACATTCGGCCGTTGGCCAGCGTAGAGCGCTGGGACCGAAATACCATTAACTGGTTACCGGTATTTGGCGCCAATACCTCTGATAAGTTTATGCTGGGGGCCGCCTTTTACAATAACCTCATTGCGCCCAAAAAGCTCAACTTTCTGGCCATGCCCATGTACAGCTTCAACCGGAATGAGTTGAATGGTATTGGCAATATCAGCCTGAATGTGCTGCCGCAAAAGAACGTCCGGCAGCTTGTAACGGGGGTGTTAGTGCAGCGCTTTGAGCGTTACCGCAAGCTGGAGCCGAGCATTACGTTCATTCTCCCCCACTCCGCCTTCAACCAGCCTCAGCACTCGTTGAAAGGCACACTCTCCTACATTAAGGATGAGGACCTGCACCGTACCAGCAGCATTCAGTCACTGGACTACCGGGTGCATCAGGAGAATGCCCTCCAAGGCTGGTCGGCGCACGTTGAGCTTAACCACTTCATTCCTTCGCAGGCCGAAGACATCCCTTCGAGCGAAGCTACTCTGCTGCGAGCTACTGCCACTTACCAACGGTATTACTCGGCGAAAAAACAGGTGCGGGCCCGCTTGTTTGGGGGTCGGTTCCTGCAGTCATCCAACTTCACCGATTATTACATGGGCCTGAGCGGTAGCCCCGATTACCGCCGGCAAACTGCTTTCCTGGATCGTCAGCAGATTTCGGATGCCTTCACCGCGCAAGTGCACCAAACCGATGACCGCGATGGTGCCTTCAAAAGCTTTGTGCCCACCACGAGTGGCCTACAAGCCAACAGCCAGCGCTGGCTAAGCACTTTAAACCTGGAGGCTGATTTGCCGGTGACCAGATTAGCCGTGTTCGCAGACTTTGGCGCTACCAAGGAGTTCCAAACGCTGTACGAATCGCGGGGTGCTCAGCGCCTGTATTACGATGCAGGCCTAGTGCTGCCGCTCTTTAAGAATGTATTCCGGCTTTACCTGCCAGTAGCAGGCTCTCAGTACCAAGATGAGTTACCCAGCAGCCGCAAAGACTTCACTGATCGTATCCGCTTTGTATTGCACCTCGAGCAGCTCAACCCTTTCCGTTTGCTGGATGAGCAGCTAGCGCAGTAG
- a CDS encoding DNA repair ATPase — protein MKRGVLLSLLLVFVLSVTSFAQKSPVDETDMAIKGIPRKGQRVSVQLDSKRVEDSWKKKLDTEFGGKVKVDKGIYTMDGVVIEAIAKTPVRVISKVDAVPTGTTVWWSIDLGNAYLSKDATPVQWKAAEGYLKDFARMLYREDLAIQVAEAEKGLVSSQNNHMAVIAKADAIKKDIEKNKAKKAEIQQQLAQNAAELLQYNNMVDMNLKEQEAARADIVNMRVALEAVKERMNKIE, from the coding sequence ATGAAAAGAGGCGTACTCCTTTCTTTACTGCTGGTATTTGTACTATCAGTAACCAGCTTCGCGCAAAAGTCGCCGGTTGACGAGACGGACATGGCTATCAAGGGCATTCCGCGCAAAGGCCAGCGTGTTTCTGTGCAGCTTGACAGCAAACGCGTAGAAGATTCTTGGAAAAAGAAACTCGACACGGAGTTTGGTGGCAAAGTAAAAGTTGACAAAGGTATCTATACCATGGATGGTGTAGTTATCGAGGCCATTGCTAAAACCCCGGTTCGCGTAATCAGCAAGGTTGATGCCGTACCAACGGGTACTACCGTATGGTGGTCAATTGACCTGGGCAATGCTTACCTGAGCAAAGATGCTACTCCCGTGCAGTGGAAAGCAGCCGAAGGATACCTGAAGGATTTCGCTCGGATGCTCTACCGCGAAGACTTGGCTATTCAGGTGGCAGAAGCTGAAAAAGGTCTGGTATCGTCGCAGAACAACCACATGGCTGTAATTGCCAAGGCTGACGCCATCAAGAAGGACATTGAGAAGAATAAAGCCAAGAAGGCTGAAATTCAGCAGCAGTTGGCTCAGAACGCCGCTGAATTGCTGCAGTACAACAACATGGTGGACATGAACCTGAAAGAGCAGGAAGCCGCCCGCGCCGACATTGTGAACATGCGCGTGGCTCTGGAAGCTGTGAAGGAGCGCATGAACAAGATCGAGTAG
- a CDS encoding acyl-CoA desaturase → MAILVFFVAHYYLSLFTQTFYLHRYAAHKMFTMNKFWEKFFFLFTYICQGSSFLSPRAYALLHRMHHAYSDTELDPHSPLFSSNAFSMMWKTKNIYNDVLNHRYELAERFEGDYPEWTAIENFGDKWYSRLGWGTFYVLFYVQFATAWWQFLLLPIHFLMGPIHGAIVNWGGHKYGYQNFDNHDHSKNTLALDFLAFGELFQNNHHKLPMRVNFGVKWWEFDPTYMFIWGMDKVGVVKIKRKVQAPAKPKPAKKMAA, encoded by the coding sequence ATGGCGATACTCGTTTTCTTCGTAGCGCACTATTATTTGTCGCTCTTCACGCAGACCTTCTACCTGCACCGCTATGCGGCTCACAAGATGTTCACAATGAACAAGTTTTGGGAGAAGTTCTTCTTCCTGTTCACGTACATCTGTCAGGGCTCATCGTTCCTGTCGCCGCGGGCATATGCGCTGCTGCACCGCATGCACCACGCCTACTCTGATACGGAGCTGGACCCCCACTCTCCTCTTTTCTCATCGAATGCGTTTTCGATGATGTGGAAGACGAAGAATATCTACAACGATGTGCTGAACCACCGTTATGAGCTGGCGGAACGGTTTGAGGGCGACTACCCAGAGTGGACCGCCATTGAGAACTTCGGCGACAAGTGGTACTCCCGCCTGGGTTGGGGCACGTTCTACGTGCTGTTCTACGTGCAGTTTGCTACGGCCTGGTGGCAGTTTCTGCTGTTGCCCATCCACTTCCTGATGGGCCCGATCCACGGTGCTATTGTGAACTGGGGCGGCCACAAGTATGGCTACCAGAATTTTGACAACCACGACCACTCCAAAAACACGCTGGCGCTGGATTTCCTCGCCTTCGGGGAGCTGTTCCAGAACAACCACCACAAGCTGCCCATGCGCGTTAACTTCGGGGTGAAATGGTGGGAGTTTGACCCTACCTACATGTTCATTTGGGGCATGGATAAAGTAGGAGTTGTAAAGATCAAGCGTAAAGTACAAGCTCCCGCTAAGCCCAAGCCTGCAAAAAAAATGGCGGCCTAG
- the folE gene encoding GTP cyclohydrolase I FolE, translated as MDNLVPAASAADGAAPAADGHLTQSLRTPLRSDAFTLSDEAKITAIAGHFREIMEVLGLDLSDDSLNGTPKRVAKMYVQEWFKGLNPEHRPEVKLFENRYQYQNLLVERDITLFSCCEHHFVPIIGKAHVAYLPGEHVVGLSKLNRVVQYYARRPQVQERLTRQIAEELKQALRTEDVAVLIEADHLCVMSRGVNDTSSGTLTAEYSGAFSTDSALRQEFLRLIGK; from the coding sequence ATGGATAACCTAGTGCCCGCGGCTTCCGCTGCGGACGGCGCAGCCCCGGCGGCCGATGGTCACCTGACCCAGTCGCTCCGTACTCCCCTCCGCTCTGATGCTTTTACCCTCAGTGATGAGGCAAAAATTACGGCTATTGCCGGTCATTTCCGTGAGATCATGGAAGTGCTGGGCCTCGACCTGTCCGACGATAGTCTGAACGGGACGCCCAAACGTGTTGCTAAGATGTACGTGCAAGAGTGGTTCAAGGGGCTCAACCCCGAACACCGCCCCGAGGTAAAACTCTTTGAAAACCGCTACCAGTACCAAAACCTGCTGGTAGAGCGCGACATTACGCTGTTTTCGTGCTGTGAGCACCACTTTGTTCCCATCATTGGGAAGGCGCATGTGGCCTACCTACCCGGCGAGCATGTAGTGGGGTTGAGTAAGCTTAACCGGGTGGTGCAGTACTACGCGCGGCGCCCCCAGGTGCAGGAGCGTCTGACTCGCCAGATTGCAGAGGAGCTCAAACAGGCATTGCGTACTGAAGATGTAGCCGTTTTGATTGAGGCTGACCACTTATGCGTTATGAGCCGGGGCGTGAATGATACCAGTAGTGGCACGCTCACGGCAGAATACAGCGGCGCTTTCAGCACTGACAGCGCGTTGCGGCAGGAATTTCTGCGGCTGATAGGTAAGTAA
- the rplS gene encoding 50S ribosomal protein L19 produces the protein MSVLLDFIQQESQERRASFPKFAAGDTINVHVKIREGNKERIQQFQGVVIQRKNSNSNGETFTVRKISNQIGTERIFPLLSPNIDKIEVIRRGKVRRARLFYLRGLSGKAARIKERRLNIAEKVTA, from the coding sequence ATGAGCGTATTACTCGATTTTATTCAGCAGGAATCCCAGGAGCGCCGCGCCAGCTTCCCCAAATTTGCCGCCGGTGACACCATCAATGTTCACGTGAAAATCCGTGAGGGCAACAAGGAGCGCATTCAGCAGTTCCAGGGTGTAGTTATCCAGCGCAAAAACTCTAACTCAAACGGCGAAACTTTCACCGTTCGTAAAATCTCTAACCAGATCGGTACCGAGCGTATCTTCCCTCTCCTGTCGCCTAACATCGACAAGATCGAAGTAATCCGTCGTGGTAAAGTACGTCGTGCTCGTCTGTTCTACCTGCGTGGCCTGTCGGGCAAAGCTGCTCGCATCAAAGAGCGTCGCCTGAACATCGCCGAGAAAGTAACTGCTTAA
- a CDS encoding 30S ribosomal protein S16 — protein sequence MAVKIRLARRGRKKAAQFDIVVADSRSPRDGRFIEKIGTYNPQTNPATINFDGDKAFDWIMKGAQPTDTVRAMLSYRGVLYRKHLQLGVIKGAITQDTADQRFTEWKEQKDAKIEGKRTNIGSAKDEARKAALAAETKVKEARAEAQRQKQAAALAATAPAAEGDATETAEASAETTEEAGA from the coding sequence ATGGCAGTTAAAATCCGCCTCGCCCGTCGCGGCCGCAAAAAGGCCGCTCAATTCGACATCGTTGTTGCTGACTCCCGCTCGCCCCGCGACGGCCGCTTCATCGAGAAAATCGGCACCTACAACCCCCAGACTAATCCTGCTACCATCAACTTCGATGGCGACAAGGCGTTTGACTGGATCATGAAAGGCGCCCAGCCCACCGATACGGTGCGTGCTATGCTCTCTTACCGTGGTGTGCTCTACCGTAAGCACCTGCAGCTTGGTGTAATCAAAGGTGCTATCACGCAGGACACTGCTGACCAGCGCTTCACCGAGTGGAAAGAGCAGAAAGACGCTAAGATCGAAGGCAAGCGTACCAACATCGGCAGCGCTAAAGATGAGGCTCGCAAAGCCGCTCTGGCTGCTGAAACTAAAGTGAAAGAAGCTCGCGCTGAGGCTCAGCGTCAGAAGCAAGCTGCTGCTCTGGCTGCTACTGCTCCTGCTGCTGAAGGCGACGCTACCGAAACGGCTGAAGCTTCGGCTGAGACCACGGAGGAAGCCGGCGCTTAG
- the trmD gene encoding tRNA (guanosine(37)-N1)-methyltransferase TrmD: protein MRIDIVTCQPDLLVSPFAHSIVKRAQDKGLAEIHLHDLRRYAINKHGQIDDYVFGGGAGMVLRVEPIAACFDELLAQRSYDAIIYLTPDGETLRQPLVNRLSLAGNLLLLCGHYKGVDERIRQAYITHEISVGDYVLSGGELGAAILVDAVVRLLPGVLGNEESALSDSFQDNLLSPPVYTRPAEWRGHGVPEILLSGNTPKIDVWRHDQAVERTRQRRPDLLQE, encoded by the coding sequence ATGCGGATTGACATTGTCACGTGCCAGCCGGATTTGCTGGTCAGCCCTTTTGCGCATTCCATTGTGAAGCGCGCTCAGGATAAAGGCCTGGCCGAAATTCATCTGCACGATCTGCGCCGTTACGCTATCAATAAGCACGGCCAGATTGACGATTACGTATTTGGGGGTGGTGCCGGTATGGTACTACGCGTGGAGCCCATTGCTGCTTGTTTCGATGAGCTACTGGCCCAGCGTTCCTACGACGCCATCATTTACCTGACTCCTGACGGGGAAACCCTTCGTCAGCCGCTCGTAAATCGGCTGTCATTAGCGGGTAACCTCCTGCTGCTCTGCGGACACTATAAAGGGGTTGACGAACGCATTCGGCAGGCTTACATCACCCACGAAATCAGTGTAGGTGACTACGTACTGAGCGGAGGTGAATTGGGAGCAGCTATCTTGGTAGATGCCGTTGTGCGGTTATTACCCGGCGTGCTCGGCAACGAAGAGTCGGCCCTGAGCGACTCGTTTCAGGACAACCTCCTCTCGCCGCCCGTGTACACCCGGCCCGCCGAGTGGCGCGGTCATGGGGTACCGGAGATACTACTCTCTGGCAACACGCCTAAAATTGATGTCTGGCGTCATGACCAGGCAGTGGAACGGACCCGCCAACGGCGGCCGGACTTATTACAAGAGTGA
- the rimM gene encoding ribosome maturation factor RimM (Essential for efficient processing of 16S rRNA), with amino-acid sequence MTLDDCYQLGSLGKPHGLKGFVVAFFDVDDLDEYRKLKSVLLELPSAPGKLVAYEVEKVQPQAENRVLFKLKGIDRIEDAEPLRNAKLWRPLAELPELEEDQFYFHDVIGYTVVDEQLGALGTVETFYELPQQDLLAMRYQGKEVLIPVVDALVSRADEQERKLYVSMPEGLLDVYLSPGSREQDEPLDEE; translated from the coding sequence ATGACGCTCGACGACTGCTACCAACTCGGTTCCCTTGGGAAGCCGCACGGCCTTAAAGGCTTCGTGGTGGCTTTCTTCGATGTGGACGACCTCGACGAATACCGCAAGCTCAAGTCTGTTTTACTCGAGTTGCCTTCGGCCCCTGGCAAGCTAGTGGCCTATGAGGTGGAGAAGGTGCAGCCACAGGCTGAAAACCGGGTTCTATTCAAGCTCAAGGGCATTGACCGCATAGAAGACGCCGAACCGCTCCGTAATGCGAAGCTGTGGCGCCCCTTGGCGGAACTGCCCGAGTTAGAGGAAGATCAATTCTATTTCCATGATGTCATCGGCTACACCGTAGTAGATGAGCAGCTGGGCGCGCTGGGCACCGTAGAAACCTTCTATGAGCTGCCGCAGCAAGACCTGCTGGCCATGCGCTATCAAGGAAAGGAAGTGCTGATTCCGGTGGTAGATGCCTTGGTCTCGCGCGCTGATGAGCAGGAACGCAAGTTGTACGTGAGCATGCCAGAAGGCTTGCTTGATGTGTACTTGTCGCCTGGCTCGCGGGAACAGGATGAACCCCTAGACGAAGAGTAG
- a CDS encoding 6-pyruvoyl trahydropterin synthase family protein, which produces MQVTVCRKEHFNAAHRLHNLAWSDEQNQRVFGKCNNPHYHGHNYELIVRLTGPINPDTGYVYDMKQLSDLMKREILDIFDHRNLNLDTEEFRHLNPTAENIAVVIWNKLRPHVAAHLGLSVTLYETERNFVEYHG; this is translated from the coding sequence ATGCAAGTAACCGTCTGCCGTAAGGAACACTTCAATGCTGCGCACCGTTTGCACAACCTAGCTTGGAGCGATGAGCAAAATCAGCGCGTATTTGGGAAGTGCAACAACCCTCATTACCACGGCCATAACTATGAACTGATTGTCCGCCTTACGGGGCCCATCAATCCTGACACTGGGTATGTATATGACATGAAGCAGCTCAGTGACCTCATGAAGAGGGAGATTCTGGATATCTTTGATCATCGGAATCTCAACCTTGACACGGAAGAATTCCGCCACCTCAACCCTACGGCCGAAAATATCGCCGTCGTGATATGGAATAAGTTGCGCCCCCACGTTGCGGCGCATCTAGGCCTATCGGTCACGCTGTACGAGACCGAACGCAATTTTGTAGAATACCATGGATAA
- a CDS encoding inorganic diphosphatase — MRASGLIFGVLVSSLGLVAGCRTDYADLPTYSKERRLLQVVVEVPAGTNHEQYYDPAAHEFKPSQQAGIERVVEFLPFPGNYGFIPGTRASASASVLAEQPLQALVLAESEPAGTILEVIPIGVVLLDVDGTMEQTILAVPARPGQRILPDVADWATLMRRYPAVRQALGLWFQHRNPSDAVRIAGWKDEKYAEQQIKAQLQ, encoded by the coding sequence ATGCGTGCTTCTGGTTTGATTTTCGGAGTGCTTGTCAGCAGCCTGGGGTTAGTAGCCGGTTGCCGTACCGATTATGCCGATTTGCCAACCTACTCGAAGGAGCGGCGGCTATTGCAAGTGGTAGTTGAAGTGCCAGCAGGTACCAACCACGAGCAGTACTATGATCCGGCAGCACACGAGTTTAAGCCCAGCCAGCAAGCCGGAATAGAGCGTGTAGTGGAGTTTTTGCCGTTTCCTGGCAACTATGGCTTCATTCCGGGCACCCGCGCTAGTGCGTCGGCCTCCGTGCTGGCTGAGCAGCCTCTGCAAGCGCTGGTACTAGCCGAGAGTGAGCCCGCAGGTACTATTCTGGAGGTGATACCTATTGGGGTAGTATTGCTGGATGTAGATGGCACCATGGAGCAAACTATTCTGGCGGTACCCGCCCGACCAGGGCAGCGCATTTTGCCTGATGTGGCCGACTGGGCTACGCTGATGCGGCGCTACCCAGCCGTTCGGCAGGCGCTAGGCCTGTGGTTCCAGCACCGCAACCCATCTGACGCCGTGCGAATTGCAGGCTGGAAAGACGAGAAATACGCAGAGCAGCAAATAAAGGCGCAATTGCAGTAA
- a CDS encoding TIGR01777 family oxidoreductase: MSRKVLITGGTGLIGTRLAEMLIDAGYEVALLSRHPSTSRYRGFRWDPQAGVIDEAAVTYADYIINLAGSSVSDGKWTNERKREILSSRLAGTKLIAREMAKGHHHVQAFISASAIGIYGDQDDRVVNEQTPPASNDFLAEVCQQWEGAAHSVAEGGIRTAIFRIGIVLSPEGGALVPLARVVKMMAGAPLGSGRQYMSWIHLDDLCRLFIQALEEPTWEGTYNAVSPAPVTNQEFTKTLAEVLHRPLVLPKVPEFGLKLVMGEMSEIVLASQRVSADRVLHQGFKFEYPELKPALESFYNED, encoded by the coding sequence ATGTCCCGCAAAGTTCTAATTACTGGTGGCACTGGCCTAATAGGTACTCGCTTGGCCGAGATGCTGATTGACGCCGGTTACGAAGTAGCTCTTTTGAGCCGTCATCCGAGTACCTCCCGTTACCGTGGCTTCCGCTGGGACCCTCAGGCGGGTGTTATTGATGAAGCTGCCGTTACCTACGCCGATTATATTATTAATCTGGCAGGCAGCAGCGTGTCGGATGGCAAATGGACGAATGAGCGCAAGCGCGAAATTCTATCCAGCCGCCTGGCTGGCACAAAGCTCATAGCTCGGGAAATGGCCAAGGGCCACCACCATGTGCAGGCTTTTATTTCGGCCTCGGCAATTGGCATTTACGGCGACCAGGACGACCGCGTGGTGAATGAGCAGACGCCACCTGCCTCGAATGATTTTCTGGCGGAAGTCTGCCAGCAGTGGGAAGGTGCCGCGCACAGCGTGGCTGAAGGCGGTATCAGAACGGCTATTTTCCGGATTGGCATTGTGCTGAGCCCGGAAGGCGGGGCGTTGGTACCACTGGCCCGCGTAGTAAAAATGATGGCTGGGGCTCCCCTGGGATCAGGCCGGCAGTACATGTCCTGGATTCACCTGGACGATTTATGCCGCTTGTTTATACAGGCTTTGGAAGAGCCCACGTGGGAAGGCACGTACAATGCTGTTTCGCCGGCTCCGGTGACCAACCAGGAGTTCACCAAAACTCTGGCCGAAGTTCTGCACCGCCCGCTGGTACTGCCAAAGGTTCCGGAGTTTGGGTTGAAGCTGGTAATGGGAGAAATGAGCGAGATTGTGCTGGCTTCCCAACGCGTTAGTGCAGACCGGGTTCTCCACCAGGGCTTTAAATTTGAGTATCCGGAGCTAAAGCCTGCGCTAGAGTCTTTTTACAACGAAGACTAA
- a CDS encoding RluA family pseudouridine synthase has translation MNRPNLWSERKEILFEDNHLLIINKPAGLLVQGDATGDEPLSAKAEEYLRFKYKKPGAAFVGVAHRLDRPVSGVVALAKTSKALSRLNEMFRDNKVHKTYWALTGKCPDPTSGHLTHWLVKDPIRNTTKAYSERHGQGLKSDLDYTVLGQAGNRWLIQVNPITGRPHQIRVQLSTGLGTPIVGDVKYGFLAPLPDVSIALHARRLELQHPVTKEAMCFEAPVPDIAHWEAAKAYY, from the coding sequence GTGAATCGTCCGAATCTGTGGTCGGAACGGAAAGAAATTCTGTTCGAAGACAACCATTTGCTCATCATCAATAAGCCCGCCGGCCTGCTTGTGCAGGGCGATGCCACCGGCGATGAGCCCCTCTCTGCTAAAGCAGAAGAATACCTGCGTTTCAAGTACAAGAAGCCCGGGGCTGCCTTTGTAGGGGTAGCTCACCGCCTCGACCGCCCCGTGAGCGGGGTGGTAGCGCTGGCCAAAACCAGCAAAGCCCTGAGCCGGCTCAATGAGATGTTTCGCGACAACAAGGTGCACAAAACCTATTGGGCGCTTACGGGCAAATGCCCTGACCCCACGAGTGGCCACCTTACTCATTGGCTAGTGAAGGACCCCATCCGGAACACCACCAAGGCCTACTCTGAGCGCCACGGCCAGGGCCTCAAGTCAGACCTGGATTATACCGTGCTAGGCCAGGCGGGCAACCGCTGGCTGATACAAGTAAACCCTATCACGGGCCGCCCCCACCAGATTCGCGTGCAGCTCAGCACTGGCCTAGGCACCCCTATTGTGGGCGATGTGAAGTATGGTTTCCTGGCTCCCCTGCCCGATGTAAGCATTGCCCTGCACGCCCGCCGGCTAGAGTTGCAGCACCCCGTCACGAAAGAAGCTATGTGCTTTGAGGCCCCCGTACCCGACATTGCGCACTGGGAGGCCGCCAAAGCCTACTATTAA